From Caldilineales bacterium:
GTCCTGGCGGCCTACGATAGCCTGGCCAGGGCGGGCGAAGCCGTGGCCCAGGTGGTGGCGTCGGGTTTGCTGCCGGGGGCGATCGAGATCATGGACGCGCTGGCCATCCGCGCCGCCGAGGCAGGGGTCAACGCCGGTTATCCCAAGGGGGCGGCGGCGCTGCTGATCGTCGAGCTGGAGGGCGAGACGGTGCAAGTGGGGGTCGAGTTCGACCGCCTGGTGAAGGTCATCCAGGCATCGGGGGCCTATGAGGTGCGCGTGGCCCAGAACGAGGCCGAGCGGGCCATGATCTGGAAAGGGCGCAAGGGCGCGTTTTCGGCGGTGGGCCGGCTCAGCCCCGACTACATCGTGCAGGATGGCGTTGTCCCCCGCAGCCGTCTGGGCGAGGCGCTGGCCGAGATCGACCGGCTGAGCAGCGAATACGGGCTGCGCGTGGCCAATGTCTTTCATGCCGGCGACGGCAACCTGCACCCGCTTATCCTCTACGATGGCCGCGAGGCCGGCGCCTACGATCGGGCCGAGGGGCTGGCGGGCGAGATCATCAAGATGTGCATCCGCATGGGCGGCTCGATCACGGGCGAGCATGGCGTGGGCATCGAAAAACGGCAGTACCTGCCCGCCCAATTCAACGAGATCGACATGGCCGCCCTGCACAGGCTGCGATGGGCCATGGATCCGGGCGAGCTGGCTAATCGGGGGAAGATGTTTCCGTGAGTGGCAGGGGGCAGGGTGCAGAGCTTGTCCTGAGTGAAACGAAGGATCGCAGGTGGCAAGTGGCAGATGGCAAGTCGCAAGTGGCAAGTGGCGGGTGGTATGTAGATCCGTCGCCCGCCGCCCTTGTCTACTTGTCTCCACGTCTCTGCGTCCCTGCGTCTCTCCGTCTCCCCTTCATCGGAACCAGGCTCCTCAAGTCGGCGTCTACTTTTCTGATTCCCGCCGCCTTTGCTATAATCCGCCGTCGTTGCGGCGTAGGCCCGGCCATGCCTGGGTCTGCGCCTCTCTTTTGACCCGACTCTGAGGTAAGAACCCCACCATGTTTGTTCGCAACTGGCGCCTCGCCTGCCTGGGCCTGACCGCCGCCCTCCTGCTGGCGGCCTGCGGCAACCAGGCCACGCCTGAGCCCACCCCCACCCGCACCCCCCGGCCCACCTTCACCCCCACCCCCCAGGGTCAGGTGGCCAACAACCAGCTTTTCCAGACCCCGACCCTCGACCCGAACCAACCGACGCCGACCGAGGTCTTCATCCTCCCTACCGACACCCCCGCCCCACCCACCGACACGCCGCCCCCGCCCACCGACACCCCCGCTCCCACCCTTGAGCCAACCGTCCAGCCGGCCGCCGTTTTCTCCGGCCAGGTCGTCAATGTCCGCTCCGGGCCTGGAACCAGCTATGGGCTGATCGGGCGTCTGAACGCCGGGCAGCGTTACCCGGCTACCGGCAAGAACCCGGACGGCAGCTGGTGGCAGATCGATTTCGGCGGCCAGGCCGGCTGGGTGATCGGCAACCTGGTTCAGAGCGAAGGCGCCGTCGATGCCGTGCAGGTGGCGACCAACATCCCCGCCGCGCCCCCGCGCCCCACTGCCCGGCCCACACAGCCGCCGGCGCCCACCGCCCCGCCGGCGCCGCAGCCCACCCCCGCCCCGACCTTCCCCTTCACCCTGGGCAAGGGCGTCGAGCGCTGCGACCCCAACGCCGGCACCACCTACTTCGAGGGCTTCGTGCGCGACCGCGGCAACAACCTGGTCAACGGCGTCTGTGTCCACATCGCCTTCTACGGGCCGCGCACCACCAAGTGCAGCGGCTGCGATGGCGTCGGCGATGGCAAGTGGGGCTTCTCGCCCTTTGGCGGCCCGGCCACGCCCGGCACCCCGATCGAGATCTTCGTCGTCCAATGCCCCAGCAGCATGCCGCCGGGAGGTCAGACGCCGGAAACAGGCTTTGCCAGCCTGACGCCGCTCTCCGAGAAGTGGACGCGCACGATCAACCAGAGCGAGCAGTGCACGGGCATCACCTTCTACAAGAACTGAGCGCCCGTCCCCGTCCCCAACCAGCCAAGAAGCCGAGCCACAGAGCTCGGCTTTTTGTTTGCCAGCTTATAGCCTGCCTACTCGGCGTAGATCAACTGCTCCCCCAACATCCGCAGATCGTCGAGGAATTGCCCGACCTCCGGCCCCTGCCACCACCTCACCTGCCGCCAGTCAGTCTCGGTGGCCGAAAGCAGCACCCGCGCCAGGTCGGGCGGGAAAATACCGGCCGCCTTCGAGTGCGCATTCATGATCGCTTCTTCGAGCGAAAGCCCCATCCGGGTGCAGAAGCCCCAAATATCGGCCAGGTCTTTGGCGGCGGCGCGATCCAATGCGGCCGTGACCTTGTTGGCCAGGATGTTCTCCGGGCTATCCAGCCGGCCGAGGACGGGGTGCCGGCTGATTTCGCCCACACGGGCGGGGACGTCGTTTACCATCTCGATCTTGAGTTGCACACCTGCTTCTTCAATGAAGAACCTGGCGAAGCGTGCTTCAGTCTGTGAAACAGAAATCTGCCAGCGTGGGACGCTGGCAAAGGCATCGATGGTGCGCTCCGTCCAAAGCACAAAGCGACTATCGTCATTGGCGAAAAAGTCGAGATCATCCGAAAAACGATGATGCAGGTAGCCCCGTGATGTGGCCGTCCCGCCAGTCAAATAAAGACCATTGTCCAACTGCGCCATCACTTCAAGTGCTCGGTCTTGAAGCGGATAGAGTTGTTCAAAGTAGTAAGAGCTATCCATGATCTTTTGCGTCCAACGTTGCTGATTGACGGCTTACCAGCCATCTCGAAAGAAAATCCAACCCACGCGTACGCGCCTGAGACCGCATCTTGCCCCGCCAGCGCGGCCACCCCTCCACCAGCGCCTTGAAGCCCAGCTTGTGGACGATCTCGCGATAGGGCGCGTATTCCAACAGCCGCACCGCCGCCCAATCGCGATCCAGCCGCCCCCAGGTGAATTCCCCAGCCAGCATCGCATCGAACATGGCTTCGTCGATGTCGTAATCCCACACATAGGGCAGGCGTTTGCGCAGTTGGGGCGCGGTTGGCGCCTCCAGCGTTGTCTCTGTCATCTTGGCATCCTTTGGCAACCATTGTACCACAATCTGATCGCGCACCCCACCCACCCTATGTTTCCACAGACAGGACAACGCCCCGCAGCTAGTGCGGGGCGTTGCTGTCCTCCAAAAAGTTGCTACGATTCAACTCGCCGGCGGTTGAATCACTTTGAACGTAGCGCCCTGTGGGTCGGCCAGGGCGGCGATGCGACCAAACGGCGAATCATCGACGCCCATCACCTTGCCGCCGAGCTTGTTCACAGCCGCCGCGGTCTCATCGGCGTTGGCCACCGCGAAATAGGTGACCCACTGCGAGCGAAAGTCGCCCCACGAGGGATCGATTTGCATGATCCCGGCCAGCATCTCCTCGCCGTGCTTGAGCACATAATTCCCAGGCCGCCCGGCATGGGGTCAGCGGTGGCGCCGAGCAGCGCCATGTAGAAATCACGCGCCTTCTTCGCATCCGAGGCATACATCTCGTGCCAGGTGGTCGCGCCCGACTCATCCGTGACCTGCGAGCCGATATGCTGCCCGGCCTGCCAGAAGCTGAAGGCGGCGCCGGTCGGGTCCACGCAACCCGCCATGCCGCCAAACTCGCCCACTACCATCGGCGGATAAAGCACGTTGGCCCCCAATTCTACAGCCCGGGCCACATCGGCCTCGATGTT
This genomic window contains:
- a CDS encoding FAD-binding protein, with the translated sequence MVHSEDSFSAKLSDERPFLVALAEIIPPDRLLTRPAQLVPYESDALTAYRARPLAVVLPETQDEVIAAVRLCHQFGVPFVARGSGTSLSGGSLPVTDGIVIGLNRLNHLLRLDPEQRLAVVEPGVVNLAISQAAAPYGLYYAPDPSSQPVCTIGGNVAFNSGGAHCLKYGMTSNHVLGIKAVLPDGEVVHLGGESQESVGPDLVGLFVGCEGLFGIALEITVRLVPRPEMYRTVLAAYDSLARAGEAVAQVVASGLLPGAIEIMDALAIRAAEAGVNAGYPKGAAALLIVELEGETVQVGVEFDRLVKVIQASGAYEVRVAQNEAERAMIWKGRKGAFSAVGRLSPDYIVQDGVVPRSRLGEALAEIDRLSSEYGLRVANVFHAGDGNLHPLILYDGREAGAYDRAEGLAGEIIKMCIRMGGSITGEHGVGIEKRQYLPAQFNEIDMAALHRLRWAMDPGELANRGKMFP
- a CDS encoding SH3 domain-containing protein encodes the protein MFVRNWRLACLGLTAALLLAACGNQATPEPTPTRTPRPTFTPTPQGQVANNQLFQTPTLDPNQPTPTEVFILPTDTPAPPTDTPPPPTDTPAPTLEPTVQPAAVFSGQVVNVRSGPGTSYGLIGRLNAGQRYPATGKNPDGSWWQIDFGGQAGWVIGNLVQSEGAVDAVQVATNIPAAPPRPTARPTQPPAPTAPPAPQPTPAPTFPFTLGKGVERCDPNAGTTYFEGFVRDRGNNLVNGVCVHIAFYGPRTTKCSGCDGVGDGKWGFSPFGGPATPGTPIEIFVVQCPSSMPPGGQTPETGFASLTPLSEKWTRTINQSEQCTGITFYKN
- a CDS encoding nucleotidyl transferase AbiEii/AbiGii toxin family protein; this encodes MDSSYYFEQLYPLQDRALEVMAQLDNGLYLTGGTATSRGYLHHRFSDDLDFFANDDSRFVLWTERTIDAFASVPRWQISVSQTEARFARFFIEEAGVQLKIEMVNDVPARVGEISRHPVLGRLDSPENILANKVTAALDRAAAKDLADIWGFCTRMGLSLEEAIMNAHSKAAGIFPPDLARVLLSATETDWRQVRWWQGPEVGQFLDDLRMLGEQLIYAE
- a CDS encoding VOC family protein, translating into MTTYSQPKPAGAPTWVDLTTPEIEAARGFYHAIFGWDYDIGGPEFGGYTTARLGQRTTAGLSPNQPDAPSAPATWGLYFASDNIEADVARAVELGANVLYPPMVVGEFGGMAGCVDPTGAAFSFWQAGQHIGSQVTDESGATTWHEMYASDAKKARDFYMALLGATADPMPGGLGIMCSSTARRCWPGSCKSIPRGATFARSGSPISRWPTPMRPRRL